The genomic region ATCTTTTTAGGCAAAGATGTTGGAATGTATATTCAGCTAATTCAGGAATTATTTAATGATAAAAGTGATATTATCATCACTTCCACAAGTTGGCATTTGTGTTGGTTAATTAGTAAAATTAAAAATAAAAAATTTATATTGATGACTGAATTTTGGCACTGGAATAATTCATCATTTTACAGAAAAATTATAAATTTATCAATACGAATGATTGCAAAAAGATCCGATGCTATTTTTGCAATGGGGACTAAAAGCTACAGTGCCTATTCTTCAATGGATGTTTCTTCTGACAAATTATTTGTTCATCCTCAATGCGCAGTTGACTATAGTAATAATCCAGTAAAAAATCTAAAATTTGATATTGAATTAGATAATAAAATTATTTTTTTATTTATAGGACGCCTAGTGGAATCAAAAGGTGTAGATGTATTATTACGAGCATTTAGTAAATTGGAGCAGGAAGATTCTGATGTAGTTCTAATAGTTGGTGGTGATGGTCATAGTAAGACAAAGCTTGAAGTATTATCTAGGCAATTAGGAATAAAAAATATACAGTTCACAGGAAGGATTGAAAAAAAAGATATTTCTTCTTATTATTCAATGTGTGATGTTTTTGTTCTTCCTTCTATATTCATAAATGAATCTTATGAGCCTTGGGGCTTAGTTGTAAATGAAGCTATGGCTTTTGGCAAAGCTATAATTGCTAGTTCTGCAGTAGGTTCAGCATATGATCTAATATCACCAAATCAAAATGGGTATATTGTTAGAGAAAATTCGTCAAATGATCTCTACTCTGCAATGAAACAAATTTCTCATGATAAACAAAGGTTGCTTGAAATGGGAAATAAATCTCGTATAATTTTTGATAACAAAAATAATTTTGAATCATTTTTCTTAAAGTTAAATGAATGTATTGAGTTTGTAGCAAATTCGAGTGCTAAAAAAAGGAGTAATTAGTATGGAAGGCGAATACTCAACTAAAAAAAAATTAATTTCTATATGTGATATACATTCAAATAAAGAG from Methanolobus tindarius DSM 2278 harbors:
- a CDS encoding glycosyltransferase family 4 protein, which translates into the protein MKLTLIHPAHMDYRKDLFEKLNQEYDVTFVFTKQGRGQKNVFEEQERIPENWNYSVIKTNTIFLGKDVGMYIQLIQELFNDKSDIIITSTSWHLCWLISKIKNKKFILMTEFWHWNNSSFYRKIINLSIRMIAKRSDAIFAMGTKSYSAYSSMDVSSDKLFVHPQCAVDYSNNPVKNLKFDIELDNKIIFLFIGRLVESKGVDVLLRAFSKLEQEDSDVVLIVGGDGHSKTKLEVLSRQLGIKNIQFTGRIEKKDISSYYSMCDVFVLPSIFINESYEPWGLVVNEAMAFGKAIIASSAVGSAYDLISPNQNGYIVRENSSNDLYSAMKQISHDKQRLLEMGNKSRIIFDNKNNFESFFLKLNECIEFVANSSAKKRSN